In the genome of Thermotoga sp., the window TCTTCTCCCATTCAGAAGAAGAGTGCCGTCTTCCTCAAAACGTGCCTCGTAGTAGTTATTTTTCCATGAGAGGTCTCTGTCGGACACAGTCTTTTGGTTGGTGGACTCGACTCTGAAAAATCCCACACCTTCAGCTTTCAACCGAACTGTTCTTTCACCGTCACAGTACCAGTGATCGTAGGAAAACGGAGAAGAAGAGAAGGCATAAAGGCCACTTTTCAGTCCTGCTTTCCCGGCGAGTTTTTTCAACTTTTCCTCTACAGATTCTTTGAGAAGAAAGTACATCTTTCTGTAGGTTTTCTCCATCTTTTCATGGACAGGATCCACACATACTCCACAGATGTTGTCATGTGCAAGGGTCTTCAGGTACTCCCTCCACAGGATCTCCTGAGGCTCCTCGCCGTTCAAGGCGGAAAGGAGATCCCCCGTCTTCAAGAGATCTTCGATGAGTTCACTTTCCAGCTTCAGATAGACCCTGGTAGAAAGCGTTCCGGGAAAGGTGCAGGCATATCTCCCAGAAAGAAGTTCTCCAGAAAGAACGGGTGCATCATCGGGAAATCTCTCTGGAAAATCCTCCGGGGTCGTAATTTCAGCGTTCAGATACTCCTGCGGGTCCTCCGGAGAGAGGTCTATATCGTAACCGTCCAGAAGAAGTACCTCGCCCGATTTTGAAAACCTTTCCAGTTTTTTCTTTTCATGTTCCAACCTCTTCTTCGCCATCTCTCTTGTCTCTTTCAGGTTGTACAGATTTCTGTAACCTCCTACAAGAAAGATGGCCTGAACTGTCGTGCCATCGCTTCCTTTCCAGAAAAACTCCTGGGAAATTTTGTCGCTTTCGAAAAAAACACCCCGCCAGAGGAAGACCTTTTCTATCCCAAACAGTCTGTGTACCTGAGGAACTTGTGAGATGTGACCGAAGTTGTCAAGAAGCCATCCCGCTTTCATGCACTTTCCGAATCTTTCAGAATCCTTCAACCCCATCTCCAGATTCTTCAGTATGGACGACTCTTTCGGTATTCTCCAGTCTATCTGCGTATAGTAAGGTCCAATCAGTAGTTTTCCTTTCTCAACGAGTTTCTTAAGATCTTTTTCCGCCTCCGGGTTTACCGTGAAAAGGTCTTCGATCACAGCGGTCTGACCATCCATCACATAGATGAAGTTCGGATTCTTTTCAGAGAGGGTTTTCACCTTGGAAAAGACCTCCCCCAGCCAGCGGGAGGTCACCTCCGATGTAGTAAACCATTCTCTGTCCCAGTGATTGTGAACAATTACCTTTGCTTTCATGAGAGTCTCTCTCCTGTCTCTG includes:
- a CDS encoding alpha-mannosidase; the encoded protein is MKAKVIVHNHWDREWFTTSEVTSRWLGEVFSKVKTLSEKNPNFIYVMDGQTAVIEDLFTVNPEAEKDLKKLVEKGKLLIGPYYTQIDWRIPKESSILKNLEMGLKDSERFGKCMKAGWLLDNFGHISQVPQVHRLFGIEKVFLWRGVFFESDKISQEFFWKGSDGTTVQAIFLVGGYRNLYNLKETREMAKKRLEHEKKKLERFSKSGEVLLLDGYDIDLSPEDPQEYLNAEITTPEDFPERFPDDAPVLSGELLSGRYACTFPGTLSTRVYLKLESELIEDLLKTGDLLSALNGEEPQEILWREYLKTLAHDNICGVCVDPVHEKMEKTYRKMYFLLKESVEEKLKKLAGKAGLKSGLYAFSSSPFSYDHWYCDGERTVRLKAEGVGFFRVESTNQKTVSDRDLSWKNNYYEARFEEDGTLLLNGRRAGVLNLFEEKGDTYSTFVEETDFSVTLKKIEVISKTENSMVVEMERSVQSHLCHIETKERIVFDGTPLVKWSVELDVKGKNYKLSMSYETGSGEIFAKMPFDVVRRKEKDNYLLPESLPDSLKGILLAARETGVVREFPFQGFVSIYSEGISRTFLAKGLREYWVEKEKVHVTLIRSVEWIAKDVEGRVGDAGPLMYTPGAKCEGSFSVRLSFMENKSHPRSEEFFKWYTLFDCPPLFVKIDSGGCEDERVFFKSRLPWVGVKGSSLWVFNPYFEEVEGLKPLQIGTKRVEPLSGAVQPLKLSILNFPELPVLCLESLPESDVVDLLRKTISELDLEISRVSAKNDLRSRHRYFSLLRTKKEIELSLLYLQSEEKPAKELNELRMKRRTYDYLVELFESEEKT